A window of Chromatiaceae bacterium contains these coding sequences:
- the gdhA gene encoding NADP-specific glutamate dehydrogenase has translation MSSNTKAIAAFVAEVVAKNPNEPEFHQAVHEVIHSVYPVVEATPAYREARILDRLVEPERVVMFRVPWIDDQGQMQINRGYRIEMNSAIGPYKGGLRFHPTVTLGVLKFLAFEQVLKNSLTTLSMGGGKGGSDFDPKGKSNNEVMRFCQSFMTELYRHIGPDTDVPAGDIGVGGREIGYLFGQYKRIANRFNGVLTGKGLSFGGSLLRPEATGYGAVYFAQEMLATRGQDVRGRVATVSGSGNVAQYTVEKLIDCGAKPVTLSDSGGTIVDEDGIDAEKLAWVMDLKNVRRGRISEYANRFPNARFLAGQRPWGVKCDLAFPSATQNEVDESDARTLVANGCLCVSEGANMPTTPEGVEVFLAARILYGPGKAANAGGVSVSGLEMTQNAGVVGWPRAEVDMRLQQIMKSIHANCVQYGEQDGFVNYVRGANVAGFVKVADAMLAQGCV, from the coding sequence ATGTCATCCAATACAAAGGCAATCGCCGCATTCGTGGCCGAGGTCGTAGCCAAGAACCCGAATGAGCCTGAATTCCATCAAGCCGTGCATGAGGTCATTCACTCCGTCTATCCGGTGGTCGAGGCGACCCCGGCCTATCGCGAGGCGCGCATCCTGGATCGACTGGTGGAACCCGAACGGGTGGTTATGTTCCGGGTGCCCTGGATCGATGATCAGGGCCAGATGCAGATCAATCGCGGCTACCGCATCGAGATGAATAGCGCCATTGGCCCCTATAAAGGCGGCCTGCGCTTTCATCCCACCGTCACCCTCGGCGTCCTCAAATTCCTCGCCTTTGAACAGGTCCTCAAGAACAGCCTCACCACCCTCTCCATGGGCGGCGGCAAGGGCGGTTCGGACTTCGATCCCAAGGGCAAGAGCAACAATGAGGTCATGCGCTTTTGCCAGTCCTTCATGACCGAACTCTATCGCCACATCGGCCCCGATACCGACGTACCCGCCGGTGATATCGGCGTGGGTGGTCGCGAGATTGGCTATCTCTTTGGGCAATACAAGCGTATCGCCAACCGCTTTAACGGCGTCCTGACCGGCAAAGGCCTCTCCTTTGGTGGCTCACTGCTACGTCCCGAGGCGACGGGCTACGGCGCCGTCTATTTCGCCCAGGAGATGTTGGCGACCCGTGGCCAGGACGTCAGAGGCAGGGTCGCGACCGTCTCCGGCTCCGGCAATGTCGCCCAGTACACGGTGGAAAAATTGATTGACTGCGGCGCCAAGCCCGTCACCCTCTCCGATTCCGGTGGCACCATCGTGGACGAGGATGGCATCGACGCCGAGAAGCTTGCCTGGGTCATGGATCTCAAGAACGTGCGCCGGGGCCGGATCAGCGAATACGCCAACCGCTTCCCCAATGCCCGCTTCCTGGCCGGTCAAAGGCCCTGGGGCGTCAAGTGCGACCTGGCCTTCCCCAGCGCCACCCAGAACGAGGTAGACGAGAGCGATGCCCGGACCCTGGTGGCCAACGGCTGCCTCTGCGTCTCCGAGGGGGCCAACATGCCCACCACCCCGGAGGGTGTCGAGGTCTTCCTGGCGGCCCGCATCCTGTACGGACCCGGCAAGGCCGCCAACGCTGGTGGCGTCTCGGTTTCTGGCCTGGAGATGACCCAGAACGCAGGCGTCGTCGGCTGGCCGCGCGCGGAGGTGGATATGCGCCTCCAGCAGATCATGAAGTCGATCCACGCCAACTGCGTCCAGTATGGCGAGCAGGATGGCTTCGTGAATTATGTCCGCGGCGCCAACGTCGCCGGCTTCGTCAAGGTGGCCGACGCCATGCTGGCCCAGGGTTGCGTGTAA
- a CDS encoding glutamate synthase subunit beta encodes MGKTTGFMEYQRQDRAYAPVADRLQNYQEFVIPLGEEGMRQQGARCMDCGIPFCHQGCPVNNLIPDWNDLVFRGDWRRAIEVLHSTNNFPEFTGRICPAPCEASCTLNIDDTPVAIKAIECAIVDRAWEEGWIQPNIPEHRTGRRIAVVGSGPAGLACAQQLARVGHKVHVYEKADRIGGLLRYGIPDFKMEKFLIDRRIAQMHAEGVAFHTQTHVGVDMPVSRLLDDFDALVLAGGSEYPRDLPIPGRELEGVHFALDFLQPQNHRVAGDRINGFTAEARHVVVIGGGDTGSDCIGTSNRQGAQSVTQIEILPKPPERENKALTWPEWPNRLRTSSSHEEGCERMWSIATKAFLDDGQGRVRAVACVRVEWARDEAGGWRMTEVPGSAFELQADLVLLAMGFVHPVREGLLAGLRVELDSRGNVKSGTEGPEAYHTSAPRVFTAGDMRRGQSLVVWAIREGRQCARSVDEYLMGKSELPR; translated from the coding sequence ATGGGCAAGACAACCGGATTCATGGAATATCAGCGACAGGATCGGGCCTACGCCCCCGTCGCGGACCGTCTGCAAAATTACCAGGAGTTCGTCATTCCCCTGGGCGAGGAGGGGATGCGCCAGCAGGGGGCGCGCTGCATGGACTGCGGCATCCCCTTCTGTCATCAAGGCTGTCCGGTCAATAACCTGATTCCTGACTGGAACGACCTGGTATTTCGCGGCGATTGGCGACGGGCCATCGAGGTGCTGCACTCCACCAATAACTTTCCGGAGTTCACCGGTCGTATCTGTCCGGCCCCCTGCGAGGCCTCCTGCACCCTGAACATCGACGACACCCCGGTGGCCATCAAGGCCATCGAGTGTGCCATCGTCGATCGGGCCTGGGAGGAGGGCTGGATTCAGCCCAATATCCCGGAGCACCGCACCGGGCGGCGCATCGCCGTGGTGGGGTCGGGCCCGGCGGGCCTGGCCTGTGCACAGCAACTGGCGCGGGTCGGCCACAAGGTGCATGTTTACGAGAAGGCCGATCGGATCGGGGGCCTGCTACGCTACGGTATCCCGGACTTCAAGATGGAGAAGTTCCTGATCGACCGTCGCATCGCCCAGATGCATGCCGAGGGGGTGGCCTTCCATACCCAGACCCACGTCGGGGTGGATATGCCGGTGAGTCGGCTGCTGGACGACTTCGATGCCCTGGTCCTGGCGGGCGGGTCCGAGTATCCCCGTGATCTGCCCATCCCGGGCCGGGAACTGGAGGGGGTGCATTTCGCCCTGGATTTTCTGCAACCCCAGAATCACCGCGTCGCTGGCGATCGCATTAACGGCTTCACCGCCGAGGCGCGACACGTGGTGGTGATTGGCGGGGGCGATACAGGTTCCGACTGCATCGGCACCTCGAATCGCCAGGGTGCCCAGTCGGTGACCCAGATCGAAATTCTGCCCAAGCCCCCGGAGCGGGAGAACAAGGCCCTGACCTGGCCGGAATGGCCTAATCGTCTGCGGACCTCCTCCTCCCACGAGGAGGGTTGCGAGCGGATGTGGTCCATCGCCACCAAGGCCTTCCTCGACGATGGCCAGGGTCGGGTGCGGGCCGTGGCCTGCGTGCGGGTCGAATGGGCGCGGGATGAGGCGGGGGGCTGGCGCATGACCGAGGTCCCCGGCTCGGCGTTTGAGTTGCAGGCGGATCTGGTCTTGCTGGCCATGGGTTTCGTGCATCCCGTGCGCGAGGGCCTGCTGGCGGGCCTGCGGGTGGAACTGGACAGCCGGGGCAACGTCAAGAGCGGGACCGAGGGCCCCGAGGCCTACCATACCTCGGCGCCGCGGGTCTTCACCGCCGGCGATATGCGCCGGGGCCAATCCCTGGTGGTCTGGGCGATTCGCGAGGGGCGCCAATGCGCGCGGTCGGTGGATGAGTATCTGATGGGCAAGTCCGAGCTGCCCCGCTAG